Proteins from a single region of Gossypium arboreum isolate Shixiya-1 chromosome 1, ASM2569848v2, whole genome shotgun sequence:
- the LOC108483628 gene encoding uncharacterized protein LOC108483628: MAGGFGESASHSPHNPSCSTSNANGDAGDFECNICFDLAQDPIVTLCGHLFCWPCLYKWLHIHSRSQECPVCKALVEEQKLVPLYGRGKSSTDPRSKSIPGVNIPNRPAGQRPETAPPPPPIQFPQNGFGFMGGLGGFAPMATARFGNFTLSAAFGGLIPSLFNLQVHGFPDAAMFGPAAGFPYGFPSSYHGGHAHGYHHHHHHHHHRTAQGQQDHYLKMLFLFIIVCVIFAMIYQ; this comes from the coding sequence ATGGCAGGTGGGTTTGGGGAATCAGCGAGCCATTCTCCCCACAATCCATCTTGCTCCACCAGTAATGCTAATGGTGATGCTGGTGATTTTGAGTGCAATATTTGCTTTGACTTAGCTCAAGACCCTATTGTCACTTTATGTGGGCATCTTTTCTGCTGGCCTTGCCTTTACAAATGGCTTCATATTCATTCCCGTTCTCAGGAATGTCCTGTTTGTAAAGCCCTTGTTGAGGAACAAAAATTGGTTCCCTTGTATGGAAGGGGGAAATCATCTACTGATCCTAGGTCCAAATCTATTCCGGGTGTTAATATTCCGAATCGTCCAGCTGGACAGAGACCTGAAACGGCTCCTCCACCACCACCTATTCAGTTTCCCCAAAATGGGTTCGGGTTCATGGGAGGCTTGGGAGGTTTTGCACCAATGGCAACCGCTCGATTTGGGAATTTCACTCTCTCTGCTGCTTTTGGTGGTCTTATCCCATCCTTGTTTAACCTTCAGGTCCATGGATTTCCTGATGCGGCTATGTTTGGTCCAGCTGCTGGTTTTCCATATGGCTTTCCAAGTTCATATCATGGTGGCCATGCTCATGGATACCATCATCACCACCACCACCATCATCATCGCACCGCACAAGGCCAGCAGGATCATTATCTGAAGATGCTGTTTCTGTTTATCATTGTTTGTGTTATCTTTGCAATGATTTACCAATAG
- the LOC108483216 gene encoding probable galacturonosyltransferase-like 1, whose product MMKVICTMAHLPLRLVIFTILITMVATVTPITHQHFKEASKFYNSPACLSISEPYILCSHQALHLAMTIDKAYIRGSMAAILSVLQHSSCPHNIAFHFLISATANASLLRATISSSFPYLYFRLYPFDHSSVAPLISTSIRSALDCPLNYARIYLASLLPSCIHRVLYLDSDLILVDDVAELAAIQLGDNSVLAATEYCSANFVSYFTPTFWSNPCLSLTFANRKACYFNTGVMVMDLDRWREGDYTRKIEEWMEIQKRMRIYELGSLPPFLLVFAGNIVPVDHRWNQHGLGGDNFDGLCRDLHPGPVSVLHWSGKGKPWARLDAKTPCLLDALWASYDLMDTSFAFDS is encoded by the coding sequence ATGATGAAAGTAATTTGTACAATGGCTCATCTTCCCCTTCGCTTAGTAATTTTCACCATCTTAATAACCATGGTTGCCACCGTCACACCAATAACCCATCAACATTTCAAAGAAGCCTCTAAATTCTATAATTCTCCGGCTTGCCTTTCAATATCTGAACCCTATATTTTATGCTCCCATCAAGCGCTTCATTTGGCAATGACCATCGACAAAGCTTACATCAGGGGATCCATGGCCGCTATTCTTTCCGTACTTCAACACTCCTCTTGTCCCCACAACATTGCCTTCCATTTCCTCATCTCCGCCACCGCAAACGCCTCACTTTTACGCGCCACCATATCCTCCTCCTTCCCTTACCTCTACTTCAGACTCTACCCTTTTGATCACTCTTCTGTTGCGCCTCTTATTTCAACCTCAATCCGTTCAGCTTTAGATTGCCCTTTGAACTACGCTCGAATCTACTTAGCTTCTCTCCTTCCTTCATGCATCCACCGTGTTTTGTATCTTGACTCGGACCTGATTCTCGTTGACGACGTTGCTGAACTCGCCGCGATCCAACTCGGAGATAACTCAGTTTTGGCGGCAACAGAATATTGCAGTGCCAACTTCGTTTCTTACTTTACTCCCACGTTTTGGTCCAACCCTTGTTTATCCTTAACTTTTGCGAATCGTAAAGCTTGTTATTTCAACACAGGAGTAATGGTGATGGATCTTGATCGATGGAGAGAAGGGGATTACACGAGGAAGATAGAAGAATGGATGGAGATTCAAAAAAGAATGAGGATTTATGAGTTGGGTTCATTGCCGCCGTTTTTATTAGTTTTCGCCGGGAACATAGTTCCGGTGGATCACAGGTGGAATCAACATGGGCTTGGGGGTGATAACTTTGATGGTCTTTGCCGGGATTTGCATCCTGGCCCGGTTAGTGTTTTACATTGGAGTGGAAAAGGGAAGCCATGGGCGAGGCTTGATGCTAAAACACCCTGCCTTTTGGATGCTTTGTGGGCATCTTATGATCTCATGGATACTTCATTTGCTTTTGATTCTTGA
- the LOC108483214 gene encoding protein DA1-like isoform X1: MDWIKKIFKGSGQKNSEGYYHGDYAEDPQFYAPSGTGNMWQEHENEEIDRAIALSLLEESQKERNIINDESQLEEDEQLARAIQESLRFEPPPQYENANTFLPIPIHFPVGDRICAGCNTEIGHGRFLNCLNAFWHPECFHCHACNFPISDYEFSVSGNYRFHKSCYKERYHPKCDVCSHFIPTNPAGLIEYRAHPFWIQKYCPSHEHDGTPRCCSCERMEPQDTGYVALDDGRKLCLECLDSAVMDTKECQPLYLDIQEFYEGLNMKVEQQVPLLLVERQALNEARVGEKNGHYHMPETRGLCLSEEQTVSTILRRPSFGTGNRAMDMITEPYKLTRRCEVTAILILYGLPRLLTGSILAHEMMHAWMRLQGFQTLSQDVEEGICQVLAHMWIATQLDSSSSSDVAPTSSSGSSRIRKGKKPEFERKLGEFFKHQIESDTSPVYGDGFRAGNQAVYKYGLRRTLEHIRMTGRFPY, encoded by the exons ATGGATTggattaaaaaaatttttaagggCTCTGGCCAAAAAAACTCAGAAGGATATTATCATGGGGATTATGCAGAGGATCCTCAATTTTATGCACCATCTGGCACAGGG AACATGTGGCAGGAGCATGAGAATGAAGAGATAGATCGAGCTATTGCCCTATCCCTTCTAGAGGAAAGTCAGAAGGAGAGAAACATAATAA ATGATGAATCTCAGCTTGAGGAAGATGAGCAACTTGCGAGGGCTATACAAGAAAGCTTGAGGTTTGAACCTCCTCCCCAATATGAAAATGCAAATACATTCCTGCCAATTCCAATCCATTTTCCGGTGGGAGACAG GATTTGTGCTGGCTGCAATACTGAGATTGGTCATGGAAGATTTTTAAATTGCCTCAATGCATTTTGGCATCCAGAATGTTTCCATTGCCATGCTTGCAACTTTCCAATTTCTGATTATGAG TTCTCTGTGTCTGGGAATTATCGTTTCCATAAATCTTGTTATAAGGAGCGTTACCATCCAAAATGTGATGTCTGCAGCCACTTT ATTCCAACAAACCCTGCTGGTCTTATTGAATATAGGGCACATCCTTTTTGGATCCAGAAGTACTGCCCTTCTCATGAACATGATGGTACTCCACGATGCTGCAGCTGCGAGCGAATGGAG CCACAAGACACGGGATATGTTGCCCTTGACGATGGACGGAAGCTCTGCCTAGAGTGTCTAGATTCTGCAGTTATGGATACCAAGGAATGCCAACCCCTTTATCTTGATATACAAGAGTTTTATGAAGGGTTAAACATGAAAGTGGAGCAGCAAGTTCCATTACTCCTGGTTGAAAGGCAGGCGTTAAATGAAGCCAGAGTAGGAGAAAAGAAT GGCCATTATCATATGCCAGAGACTAGAGGACTCTGCCTTTCTGAAGAACAAACTGTCAGCACT ATTCTAAGGCGACCAAGTTTTGGGACTGGAAATCGAGCCATGGACATGATAACAGAGCCATACAAATTGACACGTAGATGTGAAGTGACTGCTATTCTCATTTTATATGGCCTGCCTAG GTTACTGACGGGGTCGATCTTAGCGCACGAGATGATGCATGCATGGATGCGACTTCAAG GTTTCCAGACTCTGAGTCAGGACGTGGAGGAAGGTATTTGTCAGGTATTAGCGCACATGTGGATAGCTACGCAGCTCGATTCTTCTTCGAGCAGCGATGTTGCGCCGACATCATCCTCGGGTTCTAGTAGAATAAGAAAAGGCAAAAAACCCGAATTTGAGAGGAAGCTGGGTGAGTTCTTCAAGCATCAAATAGAATCAGACACATCGCCCGTATATGGAGATGGGTTTAGAGCAGGGAATCAGGCAGTTTATAAATATGGACTTAGAAGAACTCTTGAACATATTCGGATGACCGGCAGATTTCCTTACTGA
- the LOC108483214 gene encoding protein DA1-like isoform X2, with product MDWIKKIFKGSGQKNSEGYYHGDYAEDPQFYAPSGTGEHENEEIDRAIALSLLEESQKERNIINDESQLEEDEQLARAIQESLRFEPPPQYENANTFLPIPIHFPVGDRICAGCNTEIGHGRFLNCLNAFWHPECFHCHACNFPISDYEFSVSGNYRFHKSCYKERYHPKCDVCSHFIPTNPAGLIEYRAHPFWIQKYCPSHEHDGTPRCCSCERMEPQDTGYVALDDGRKLCLECLDSAVMDTKECQPLYLDIQEFYEGLNMKVEQQVPLLLVERQALNEARVGEKNGHYHMPETRGLCLSEEQTVSTILRRPSFGTGNRAMDMITEPYKLTRRCEVTAILILYGLPRLLTGSILAHEMMHAWMRLQGFQTLSQDVEEGICQVLAHMWIATQLDSSSSSDVAPTSSSGSSRIRKGKKPEFERKLGEFFKHQIESDTSPVYGDGFRAGNQAVYKYGLRRTLEHIRMTGRFPY from the exons ATGGATTggattaaaaaaatttttaagggCTCTGGCCAAAAAAACTCAGAAGGATATTATCATGGGGATTATGCAGAGGATCCTCAATTTTATGCACCATCTGGCACAGGG GAGCATGAGAATGAAGAGATAGATCGAGCTATTGCCCTATCCCTTCTAGAGGAAAGTCAGAAGGAGAGAAACATAATAA ATGATGAATCTCAGCTTGAGGAAGATGAGCAACTTGCGAGGGCTATACAAGAAAGCTTGAGGTTTGAACCTCCTCCCCAATATGAAAATGCAAATACATTCCTGCCAATTCCAATCCATTTTCCGGTGGGAGACAG GATTTGTGCTGGCTGCAATACTGAGATTGGTCATGGAAGATTTTTAAATTGCCTCAATGCATTTTGGCATCCAGAATGTTTCCATTGCCATGCTTGCAACTTTCCAATTTCTGATTATGAG TTCTCTGTGTCTGGGAATTATCGTTTCCATAAATCTTGTTATAAGGAGCGTTACCATCCAAAATGTGATGTCTGCAGCCACTTT ATTCCAACAAACCCTGCTGGTCTTATTGAATATAGGGCACATCCTTTTTGGATCCAGAAGTACTGCCCTTCTCATGAACATGATGGTACTCCACGATGCTGCAGCTGCGAGCGAATGGAG CCACAAGACACGGGATATGTTGCCCTTGACGATGGACGGAAGCTCTGCCTAGAGTGTCTAGATTCTGCAGTTATGGATACCAAGGAATGCCAACCCCTTTATCTTGATATACAAGAGTTTTATGAAGGGTTAAACATGAAAGTGGAGCAGCAAGTTCCATTACTCCTGGTTGAAAGGCAGGCGTTAAATGAAGCCAGAGTAGGAGAAAAGAAT GGCCATTATCATATGCCAGAGACTAGAGGACTCTGCCTTTCTGAAGAACAAACTGTCAGCACT ATTCTAAGGCGACCAAGTTTTGGGACTGGAAATCGAGCCATGGACATGATAACAGAGCCATACAAATTGACACGTAGATGTGAAGTGACTGCTATTCTCATTTTATATGGCCTGCCTAG GTTACTGACGGGGTCGATCTTAGCGCACGAGATGATGCATGCATGGATGCGACTTCAAG GTTTCCAGACTCTGAGTCAGGACGTGGAGGAAGGTATTTGTCAGGTATTAGCGCACATGTGGATAGCTACGCAGCTCGATTCTTCTTCGAGCAGCGATGTTGCGCCGACATCATCCTCGGGTTCTAGTAGAATAAGAAAAGGCAAAAAACCCGAATTTGAGAGGAAGCTGGGTGAGTTCTTCAAGCATCAAATAGAATCAGACACATCGCCCGTATATGGAGATGGGTTTAGAGCAGGGAATCAGGCAGTTTATAAATATGGACTTAGAAGAACTCTTGAACATATTCGGATGACCGGCAGATTTCCTTACTGA